The Carnobacterium divergens nucleotide sequence GCGGACAAAGTAATAACAAATAAAACAATAAACGGGTTATTGGAACCAATTGGTTATCACTACTATGCTTACATCATACCATATGTTATAATTCAATTCAATATTCGAAGAATATAGTATAAGATAATTAACTTAGTTGTTTTCTGAATTCTTTTTTATTTTATCTGCTTTAAATTCCAAGTAATCCTTAAAATCCTGAATCAAATACGCTTGCGTTTCTTCTTTTAAATCACTTGTTTGTAACAAAATAAATTGGCTTAATTCACTAGCGTAGTTATTTTCTTGCTCATTTAGTAACATTGAAATGGACACATTAAAATAATTTGCTACCTTATGTAGACGATCAACTGATGGTGATTGTTTTTCCCATTTTCGAATGGTACTATTTCCAAAATGCAGTGTTCGCTCTAGTTCTGCGATGGTTACTCCTCTTTGTTTTGATAAAAATTTAATTTTTTCATAGATATTCATTGGCTCACCTTTCTACTCACGCAACCGCTTAAAAAATAGTGGTTTTTTAAGCGCTTATCATGTGTTGTTTATATAGTTTATTGTGTTTGGCGGATAAGCTGTATTTAATTAACAGTAGTTATATTATAACATACCTTATGTTACCTTTCAAACAAATAAAAAAAGGACATTAAATAGATTTCTCTATCAAATGTCCTTTTTTCTACTCTAATTCAATCCCATTTGTCGCAATTACTTTTTTATACCAATAGAATGATTTTTTAGCTGAACGATCTAAGGTTCCATTT carries:
- a CDS encoding helix-turn-helix domain-containing protein; the protein is MNIYEKIKFLSKQRGVTIAELERTLHFGNSTIRKWEKQSPSVDRLHKVANYFNVSISMLLNEQENNYASELSQFILLQTSDLKEETQAYLIQDFKDYLEFKADKIKKNSENN